The window GGCCACTGCGGGGATCTCCCGGGAGCCTCCGCACTTGCCTAGTGCCGCCAACGCTGCGACGACCACACCTGGATCCGAGCTGTGGAGCAGGCTCCGCATCAACTCGATGTCCTCCGGCGAGGCCTCGACAGCAAGGCCCTTCACCGCCGCTGCCGTGATCGATGTCGAACCTTCCTCTACGGCTTGACGCAGGACCCGCCTTGCCGTCGGCTCGTTTCGTGTCGCGAGCGTTCGAATTGCAGTCACTCTGAGCAGATGATCCACGTCGAGCGCCAGAGTAAAGAGCACCGATAACGCCTCGTGTCCGGGAATCATCCCGAGCGCGGGAGCAACCTGGCGCCTCACGAGCGGGCTCGGATCACGGGCCAAGGTAAGAGCGATGTCCCAGAGCGCTTCGTCCCCAGACCGCTCCGGTAGACTAGCGAGCATCCGCGCGACTGACTCACGTACGCGCTCGTCACCCAGCTCCACTGACTTGCCGAGCGCACCGGCAACACGCAGTGGCCCGAGACCAGCAAGCGCCTCTGCCGCCGCGAATCTGATCTCATCGAACTCATCGTGAAGCAGATCTACGAACACCTCGATGTGCTCAGCTCCACCTAGTCTCGCGAGGGCTTCGATGGCCCCGGTGCGAACTGACATATTCTCGTCACCCGTTAACCGCAGGAGACGGGGAACGTCCCGCTCATCGCCAGCGGCGGCGAGCGCGCGCACCAGCACTGAGCGGACCGCGGGAAACGAACTCCGCTCGGCGGCGTCAAGTTGCGACCTCACAGCTTCGAGATTCTCCGCAAGGAAGCTCGATGCGTCCTCGATCAGATCTGAGGTTTCGGCAGCCTGGCACACCGAAGGGGCAAACGACGGATCGCCGAGCCACAAGGCGACCACCATGCCCGCCGCTCTGTCGGGACCCTCGCTGCGAAGCGCCGCGTTGACTGCATCACGCAACGTGGTGGGCGCCGAGTCACGCACGTCAGCGGTGATACGTCGAAACACCGGCCTGGTTCCGTCGTCGATCACCTTGATGATTCCTGCCAACGCGCGAACGACACAGGCGCCGTAGAATGCGCTTGCATTCGCCGCCGAGTGCACAAGCGGCACAAGGGAGCGCACGTCCCCGATCCGCCCGAGAGCCTCAGCGCACGCGGCACCGATCGGATCGTCACCCAGCTTCCCAGCGAGCTGGCGGATCGCCCGTTTTGAGGCGATCGTACCGAGCGCTTCAGCCGCGGCCACAGAGGCGAACGTGTTCTCCTCAAGCACCTCCAGTAGCGCATGTACCGCGCTCTCGTCGCCTATACACCCAATCGCCTCGATCAGCATGTGGCGTACGTTCTCGTCCTCTTCGGTATCGAGCATCGGGATGAGATGCGCCAGGGCCGCCGGATCACCGATCTGTCCCAACGCGAGCGCCGAGAAGTTCCGTACATCCGCGACGTCCGAAGAGAGGTGTTCCACAAGAACCGCAATCGACTCACCGCTGCGCTTGATAAGCGCCTTGATCGCTGCGTTACGCTCGCCGGCATTCTCGGAATACAGCAGATCGCCCAAGAGCGCGGACGCGTCAACATCCGAGTCAACGGCCAACGCCTGGGCGGCGGAACGGCGAACTCGCCAGTCACTATCCGCAAGTGACTCGACCAGCCCAAGGACAGCGCCCGCGCCCCGGTCGATTCGAAGCCGCTCTACCTTTCGCCGACGCCGCTCGCCATGGTCGAGAGACTCGAGGTCGTCTGCGCCTATCGCAATCTCGGCCGAGGCGGCTGAAGAGCGAAACGCCGCGGAACTATCCATGAAGTTCGCCTCCGGTTCGCAGCGGGGAAGCGGAAAGGGGTCGGCGGTAGAGTGCCACCCGGCCGTAATTCCGTGTCTCGAAGAGGTTGGGGATCTGGTGGATCAAGT is drawn from Clostridiales bacterium and contains these coding sequences:
- a CDS encoding HEAT repeat domain-containing protein codes for the protein MDSSAAFRSSAASAEIAIGADDLESLDHGERRRRKVERLRIDRGAGAVLGLVESLADSDWRVRRSAAQALAVDSDVDASALLGDLLYSENAGERNAAIKALIKRSGESIAVLVEHLSSDVADVRNFSALALGQIGDPAALAHLIPMLDTEEDENVRHMLIEAIGCIGDESAVHALLEVLEENTFASVAAAEALGTIASKRAIRQLAGKLGDDPIGAACAEALGRIGDVRSLVPLVHSAANASAFYGACVVRALAGIIKVIDDGTRPVFRRITADVRDSAPTTLRDAVNAALRSEGPDRAAGMVVALWLGDPSFAPSVCQAAETSDLIEDASSFLAENLEAVRSQLDAAERSSFPAVRSVLVRALAAAGDERDVPRLLRLTGDENMSVRTGAIEALARLGGAEHIEVFVDLLHDEFDEIRFAAAEALAGLGPLRVAGALGKSVELGDERVRESVARMLASLPERSGDEALWDIALTLARDPSPLVRRQVAPALGMIPGHEALSVLFTLALDVDHLLRVTAIRTLATRNEPTARRVLRQAVEEGSTSITAAAVKGLAVEASPEDIELMRSLLHSSDPGVVVAALAALGKCGGSREIPAVAEHVEHAVPDVREAALRALLALGWPGVCEVAARVLGGQEESWNVRLAAVEALESCDAPEASNLLERVISDPEPLVRIRAVRAMAGVSDPAAPERLIALLDDSLLSQHAAESLVSLGAAAVSQLLAHAASTVDERRAIACLALGRIGTPEALSYLAVQLRASDTDSRWAAALGLSVSDEPGALVDELRNALVVEKDVAVAAAIAATLHAESASPNGVS